The Syngnathus scovelli strain Florida chromosome 7, RoL_Ssco_1.2, whole genome shotgun sequence DNA window GGGTGCGTGCAATTTCGTGCGTGTGGCCGTGCGTGTCGCGCTGCTACTTCTAATAATAGAGGAGGGAGGCTACCTTCTCCTTTGAGAGCCTACTTGTTGCTTACGCTAATAAGAAAATAGCAACATTATGGTTATCAAAGTGTTTCTCGCCACCTCATCAGGATCCACGGCGGTAAGTTTAGAGCTTTctaattgttttattgtttgtgaACCAAACTTTCTTTGCTGTATTCTTCCCAACACAAATGCAGTCGCCTTTAAACAATTTGGTATGGATCTATGTTTGGTAACACATTTGCAAGCAAAGCACACAAGGCCCATGTGTTCTAATTACGGACAGTGGAGGAGCTAATGTCAACTTTCGTGTCCACTTTTTGGCAATAAACCCCCACCTCTCTTGGACGGCACTGTTGTGTGGTCCGATCTCTACACGGGCCTGTTTGCATGAGTGGGGAGAACCTGCTGTGGGGCTTCCCAACCCGCATTTCCCAATCTTAGAGCCAAAGCACATGCACACAATAGTTCACATCAGGGGAAAATACAGAAACTGTCATAAAATGTGGCTACATTATGCAccgtctgccatctagtggaagagtATTTCATTGTTCTGCGGTGCTGGCATTGATAGATGAACACAGATTATCGTGAGAATAAGAAATTGAGAGAATGAAATTGAGGAAAATGTGAAACTGGGTAATTTCTCACAATGAGCCCTCATACCACACTCACGTGCCACAGCGCAGTGATGGGGAAAAAGGTCAAGTTGTTCCTTCAAATTCCAGATCAAGAAGAAGCAACAAGATGTGGTGGGATTCCTGGAAGCACTGAAGGTGGACTACACTCAGCTGGACATTGCCTGCAATGAGGAGAACCGCAAATGGATGAGGCAGAATGTACCAGAGGAGAAGAAACCCTCAAATGGCATCCCATTGCCCCCTCAGATCTTCAATGAAGAGAGCTACTGTGGGGTCGGTGAAGAATCACAACACAAATGGGATGACGATTATTTATACACACATAAAGAGAATAATTGCTGATAATGAATATGATGTTTTTCTTCAGGACT harbors:
- the sh3bgr gene encoding SH3 domain-binding glutamic acid-rich protein isoform X3 yields the protein MVIKVFLATSSGSTAIKKKQQDVVGFLEALKVDYTQLDIACNEENRKWMRQNVPEEKKPSNGIPLPPQIFNEESYCGDYETFFDAKEDNSVYAFLGLAPPPGSKGHAEEDEEQGEEEETQEEEAE
- the sh3bgr gene encoding SH3 domain-binding glutamic acid-rich protein isoform X2 yields the protein MVIKVFLATSSGSTAIKKKQQDVVGFLEALKVDYTQLDIACNEENRKWMRQNVPEEKKPSNGIPLPPQIFNEESYCGDYETFFDAKEDNSVYAFLGLAPPPGSKEALQADKEEHILENGTHTDDTNEEGTQDDSIGHAEEDEEQGEEEETQEEEAE
- the sh3bgr gene encoding SH3 domain-binding glutamic acid-rich protein isoform X4 is translated as MVIKVFLATSSGSTAIKKKQQDVVGFLEALKVDYTQLDIACNEENRKWMRQNVPEEKKPSNGIPLPPQIFNEESYCGDYETFFDAKEDNSVYAFLGLAPPPGSKGEEEETQEEEAE